The following proteins are co-located in the Methanobacterium formicicum DSM 3637 genome:
- a CDS encoding trans-aconitate 2-methyltransferase, protein MEGKSRDQLLREKFNQGASSYDRQRKHVIPCLEDLYRITSDLATVNNSQPKILDLGAGTGLLTSYLHERYPQGHFTLLDLSEEMLEVARARMNSAPLNNDSVNNDSNFSYIVGNYLEHDFEGTFDIVVSSLSIHHLEHQDKKFLYQKIYQHLNSGGVFINADQVLGPHPANEKEYQRKWMEKIDVGSISESEKKIILDRMELDNPASLQDNLNWLEKIGFKDVDVYYKYYNFVVLYGKKIN, encoded by the coding sequence TTGGAGGGAAAAAGTCGTGACCAGTTACTAAGGGAAAAATTCAATCAGGGTGCTTCCTCTTACGACCGACAGAGAAAGCATGTGATTCCATGTCTGGAAGATCTTTACAGGATAACCTCTGATCTAGCCACGGTAAATAATTCTCAGCCCAAAATACTGGATTTAGGTGCTGGAACAGGACTTCTTACCAGTTACCTTCATGAACGCTATCCACAGGGGCATTTCACTCTTCTGGACTTATCTGAGGAAATGCTGGAAGTGGCCAGAGCCAGGATGAACAGTGCTCCCCTGAACAATGATTCCGTTAACAATGATTCCAATTTTAGTTACATTGTTGGAAATTATTTAGAACATGATTTTGAAGGAACATTTGACATTGTGGTTTCATCCCTATCCATACATCACCTGGAACACCAGGATAAAAAGTTTCTGTACCAGAAGATCTATCAGCATCTTAACTCAGGAGGGGTTTTCATCAATGCGGACCAGGTTTTAGGACCACACCCTGCCAATGAAAAGGAATATCAAAGAAAGTGGATGGAAAAAATAGATGTTGGTTCCATTTCTGAGTCTGAAAAAAAGATAATCCTTGACCGTATGGAACTGGATAATCCCGCCAGTCTCCAGGATAACCTGAATTGGCTTGAGAAAATTGGGTTTAAGGATGTAGACGTTTATTACAAGTATTACAACTTCGTAGTGCTCTATGGTAAAAAAATAAACTAA
- a CDS encoding 4Fe-4S double cluster binding domain-containing protein: protein MVGENKLDKKIKELALREGADFYGVADLAPANNFIQDQGGDEVASYPLAISLGIRIMDSIVDQLPHRNEKAVAVNYRYHGYNIINKRLDLLASRLSSQIQREGFRALPLPASERYDDERICAVLSHKLAAHLAGHGWIGKSCLLITPKAGPRVRWITILTDAPLKVTGSMMNEHCGDCTECVDICPVSAFTGTPFHMDDPREVRYNARKCEKYLEDGEEWSVCGLCVYVCPHGRKKKDKRRLP, encoded by the coding sequence ATGGTGGGTGAAAACAAACTGGATAAAAAGATTAAAGAGTTAGCACTTAGGGAAGGTGCTGATTTTTACGGAGTGGCGGATCTTGCACCTGCAAATAATTTCATCCAGGATCAGGGCGGGGATGAAGTTGCATCATACCCACTTGCCATTTCACTGGGGATCAGGATCATGGATAGTATTGTGGATCAACTTCCCCACCGCAATGAAAAGGCAGTAGCAGTTAATTATCGGTACCACGGCTATAATATAATCAACAAGAGGTTGGATCTTTTAGCATCCCGTTTAAGCAGTCAGATCCAGAGGGAAGGTTTCCGTGCCTTGCCCCTACCTGCATCGGAGCGCTACGATGATGAACGGATCTGTGCAGTCTTATCCCATAAACTGGCCGCCCACCTGGCTGGACACGGCTGGATTGGGAAAAGTTGCCTTCTCATCACACCTAAAGCAGGACCAAGGGTACGTTGGATAACCATACTTACCGATGCGCCCCTGAAAGTCACCGGAAGCATGATGAATGAACATTGTGGAGATTGCACAGAATGTGTGGATATCTGCCCGGTTTCTGCATTCACCGGGACTCCTTTTCACATGGATGACCCTAGAGAAGTGCGGTACAATGCCCGGAAATGCGAAAAATATCTGGAAGATGGTGAAGAGTGGTCAGTGTGTGGATTGTGTGTCTATGTTTGTCCCCATGGACGAAAAAAGAAAGATAAAAGAAGGCTACCATAG
- a CDS encoding nitroreductase family protein, whose amino-acid sequence MDVFKAIAERRSIRNYKNKEIEDEKLDKILESARIAPSAGNRQEWKFLMVKNQETRDKLVEAAHGQKFVGQAPVTIVACSTESERVMPCGQYAYTVDLSIAVSFMILEATELDLGTCWLGAYDEEKVKEILGIPDEIRVPAMFTLGYPDENPPARPRKDLNDIICYERYE is encoded by the coding sequence ATGGATGTTTTTAAAGCAATTGCTGAAAGAAGGAGCATTAGAAACTATAAAAACAAGGAAATCGAGGACGAAAAACTCGATAAAATATTGGAATCTGCCAGGATCGCACCTTCAGCAGGCAACCGGCAGGAATGGAAATTTCTGATGGTAAAAAATCAAGAAACCCGTGATAAACTCGTTGAAGCGGCCCATGGTCAGAAATTCGTGGGACAAGCACCAGTTACTATTGTGGCCTGTTCAACAGAATCTGAGAGGGTTATGCCATGTGGTCAGTATGCTTACACAGTTGATCTGTCAATTGCAGTATCTTTTATGATACTGGAAGCTACTGAACTTGATCTTGGAACCTGCTGGCTGGGCGCCTATGATGAAGAAAAAGTTAAAGAGATTCTGGGTATTCCTGATGAAATCAGAGTTCCGGCAATGTTCACATTGGGATATCCAGATGAAAATCCTCCCGCAAGGCCTAGAAAGGATTTAAATGACATAATCTGTTATGAAAGGTATGAATAG
- a CDS encoding helix-turn-helix domain-containing protein, which produces MPQNGKNHEYICSVETAINEIGGKWKSLVLCSLKDGKLRFSEINNKLPDISQRMLTKTLRELEKDHIISRKVYPEVPPKVEYSLTTKGESVLPILDSLCEWGKKYGEGEDYLED; this is translated from the coding sequence ATGCCCCAGAACGGAAAAAATCATGAATATATATGTTCAGTTGAAACCGCCATTAATGAAATAGGTGGAAAATGGAAATCATTAGTATTATGCTCTTTAAAAGATGGTAAACTAAGATTTAGTGAAATAAACAATAAGTTACCCGATATAAGCCAGCGAATGTTAACCAAAACATTGCGTGAATTGGAAAAAGACCACATAATCAGTAGAAAAGTTTATCCAGAAGTACCACCCAAGGTGGAATACTCATTAACCACAAAGGGAGAGTCAGTTCTACCAATCCTGGATTCTTTATGTGAATGGGGTAAAAAATACGGTGAAGGTGAAGATTACTTAGAAGACTGA
- a CDS encoding phosphatase PAP2 family protein, which yields MAVNTPETFQLRLFDFGTKKKLVLILCTAILWAGALIAYFTPGFDYWLVASFSSLRANYMFAGFWYYYTKYMLYVVGFPLIIIYIASFKVNKLKPYRLVLLLAIMTSAIGNPLVDPILKDLIARPRPFVAHLDLNNLYFANGFSFPSGHSFQAFANTLPLIICFLTNDETFKRNWKKIVLASILLVYAITLAFSRIIVGVHYLSDMLFGIGIAVLLMVILASLLQWLLKKDYLNLQNEKGYALVFLTMTIMNIIFIY from the coding sequence ATGGCTGTGAACACCCCGGAAACTTTCCAACTGAGATTATTTGATTTCGGAACCAAAAAGAAGTTGGTTTTGATTTTATGCACCGCTATTTTATGGGCAGGTGCACTAATTGCCTATTTCACTCCTGGTTTTGATTACTGGCTGGTAGCCAGTTTTAGTTCACTGCGTGCAAATTATATGTTTGCAGGTTTCTGGTATTATTACACCAAATACATGCTTTATGTGGTTGGATTCCCACTTATAATCATTTACATTGCTTCGTTTAAAGTTAATAAACTGAAACCATACCGCTTAGTGCTCTTATTGGCCATAATGACTTCTGCAATTGGAAATCCACTGGTTGATCCCATTTTAAAAGATTTAATTGCCCGGCCACGCCCATTTGTAGCCCATCTTGATCTTAACAATTTGTATTTTGCTAATGGTTTTTCTTTTCCATCTGGACACTCTTTCCAGGCATTCGCAAACACCTTACCCCTGATAATATGTTTTTTAACCAACGATGAAACATTTAAAAGAAACTGGAAAAAAATAGTTTTAGCATCAATTCTTCTGGTTTATGCCATAACCCTTGCTTTCAGCAGGATTATCGTAGGCGTACATTACCTATCTGACATGCTATTTGGAATTGGAATAGCAGTCCTCCTAATGGTGATTTTAGCCAGTTTATTGCAATGGTTACTTAAAAAAGACTATTTAAATCTTCAAAATGAAAAAGGTTATGCTTTGGTCTTTTTAACCATGACCATAATGAATATTATCTTCATTTATTGA
- the larB gene encoding nickel pincer cofactor biosynthesis protein LarB, giving the protein MKKILQELINGNITMEEAEKKLKTMQIEELGDFAKIDTGRDLRTGFPEAILAEGKDDQDLIKIIQGCAKRGRVMVTRLEEDRYHNIKDEINFIQNKSLKVEYNRKARILLLKDGEIEKRGKIGIITAGTSDIPVAEEARIVAEEAGCEVLTSYDVGVAGIHRLFSKIRWMLEEDVKAIIVVAGMEGALPSVVAGLVDVPVVGVPTSVGYGVGKGGFTALNAMLQSCAPGIAVVNIDNGFGAAIFAATVIKQRIK; this is encoded by the coding sequence ATGAAGAAAATACTTCAGGAACTAATCAATGGTAATATCACCATGGAAGAAGCTGAAAAAAAGCTAAAAACCATGCAAATAGAAGAATTAGGGGATTTTGCGAAGATAGACACTGGTCGTGACCTTCGAACCGGTTTTCCAGAGGCAATTTTGGCGGAAGGTAAAGATGATCAGGATTTGATTAAAATAATCCAGGGGTGTGCAAAGCGTGGCCGAGTAATGGTAACCAGACTGGAAGAGGATAGATACCATAATATTAAAGATGAAATTAATTTTATTCAAAATAAATCCCTTAAAGTTGAGTACAATCGAAAAGCAAGGATTTTACTCCTTAAAGATGGAGAAATAGAGAAGCGGGGGAAAATTGGTATTATCACCGCTGGTACTTCAGACATTCCAGTGGCAGAAGAGGCACGTATAGTTGCTGAAGAGGCAGGATGTGAAGTATTAACCTCCTACGATGTGGGTGTTGCTGGAATTCATCGATTATTTTCAAAAATCAGGTGGATGCTGGAAGAGGATGTTAAGGCCATCATAGTGGTTGCTGGTATGGAAGGGGCACTACCCTCAGTGGTTGCTGGTTTGGTAGATGTTCCAGTAGTGGGAGTACCAACATCAGTGGGTTACGGTGTGGGGAAAGGAGGTTTCACAGCACTTAACGCCATGTTACAATCCTGCGCACCTGGAATAGCAGTAGTGAATATTGATAATGGATTTGGAGCGGCAATATTTGCTGCTACTGTGATAAAACAAAGAATAAAATGA
- the hypF gene encoding carbamoyltransferase HypF, producing MKKARILVQGIVQGVGFRPNVYRIAKALGINGYVRNLGNVVEIVVEGNEKDIMTFSNDLKLKKPPISKIDSVKIEWLDEDSSPEFNGFQILESSSNFSGSSVIPPDVATCDRCMEEVMLAGDRRYLYPFTACTDCGPRFTVINAIPYDRDRTSMEEFPLCPDCLDEYQDPEDRRYHAEATCCPVCGPEVFLYREDRIESENPIKEAAQLLDEGNVLAIKGIGGTHLVASTTDDLPVIKLRERLGRMNQPFACMSPDVSTIYSFAEVADYEEKALLSRNRPIVVLKKNVDYYLSPQVAPDLHNLGVMLPYSALHHLLFTYTDAPAYIMTSANMPGEPMLTQNQDIINKLDGVADYYLLHNREIVNRCDDSVVRFRGGDMAFIRRSRGYVPEPYDFSNINTDLNVLALGPEIDVTFSLLKEGKCYVSQHIGDTTKYETFLYLQRAIDHMMGITRAQNIDVVVCDLHPQFFTTKLAHELGEKFNCPVLKVQHHHAHAAALSLDWELDEFICIAADGVGYGADGSAWGGEIIHYHGAEYDRVASLMPQEMPGGDLTTRYPARMMMGMLHPLYSTEEIVDLMKTHYLDYFPHRLKEIEIIATQLEKNFNLTKTTSTGRVLDALAACLKICGERTYEGECAMKLESTAYQGEDTLEIPLKITRKEGMNVLNTSQLISSVLKKKMDGMPLEDLACSAQKAVSRGLAELAIKVASKKGVDTIGGSGGVFYNEAISMTIKEVVEDAGYNFIQHKNSCAGDGSVSLGQAMVAALKCGKQS from the coding sequence TTGAAAAAAGCACGTATACTGGTTCAAGGGATTGTACAGGGAGTGGGCTTCCGTCCCAATGTTTACAGAATAGCTAAAGCTCTGGGCATTAATGGATACGTGCGAAACCTGGGTAATGTGGTTGAAATTGTGGTTGAAGGGAATGAAAAAGATATAATGACCTTTTCAAATGATCTAAAACTTAAAAAACCACCCATATCCAAAATTGATTCTGTGAAAATAGAATGGCTAGATGAGGACAGTTCACCAGAATTCAATGGTTTCCAGATACTGGAAAGCTCCTCTAACTTTTCTGGATCTTCAGTTATACCACCGGATGTTGCCACATGCGACCGTTGCATGGAAGAGGTTATGCTAGCTGGTGATCGGCGTTACCTTTATCCTTTCACTGCATGTACTGATTGTGGACCTCGTTTCACTGTTATTAACGCCATTCCCTATGATCGGGACCGGACCTCCATGGAAGAATTCCCATTATGCCCGGACTGTTTAGATGAATACCAGGATCCAGAAGACAGACGCTACCATGCAGAAGCCACTTGTTGTCCAGTATGCGGGCCTGAAGTTTTCCTTTACCGTGAAGATAGGATTGAATCTGAAAATCCCATTAAAGAAGCTGCTCAACTGCTGGATGAAGGTAATGTGCTTGCAATTAAGGGTATTGGAGGCACCCATCTGGTGGCCAGTACCACTGATGATCTTCCCGTTATCAAGCTGCGTGAAAGACTGGGTAGAATGAACCAACCCTTTGCCTGCATGTCCCCGGATGTTTCTACAATCTACAGCTTTGCTGAAGTGGCAGATTACGAAGAAAAAGCGTTATTATCTAGGAATAGACCCATTGTGGTCCTTAAAAAGAATGTAGATTATTATCTATCCCCTCAGGTTGCACCGGATCTGCATAACCTGGGAGTGATGCTCCCTTATTCTGCCCTGCATCATTTGCTTTTCACCTACACCGATGCACCGGCTTACATCATGACCTCGGCCAACATGCCAGGTGAACCCATGCTCACCCAGAATCAGGACATAATTAATAAACTGGATGGTGTGGCTGATTATTACCTCCTGCACAACCGTGAAATTGTTAATCGATGCGATGACAGTGTGGTTCGGTTCCGCGGTGGAGACATGGCATTTATCAGACGTTCCAGGGGTTATGTTCCAGAACCATACGATTTTTCCAATATAAACACTGATTTAAATGTTCTGGCTCTTGGTCCTGAGATTGATGTGACTTTTTCCCTGCTAAAGGAAGGAAAGTGTTATGTATCCCAGCATATCGGGGATACCACCAAGTACGAGACTTTCCTCTATCTCCAGAGGGCCATTGATCATATGATGGGAATTACTCGGGCTCAAAATATTGATGTGGTGGTTTGTGACCTGCATCCTCAGTTTTTCACCACCAAACTGGCCCATGAATTAGGGGAAAAATTCAACTGTCCGGTTTTGAAGGTACAACACCACCATGCCCATGCTGCTGCACTTTCCCTGGACTGGGAGTTGGATGAGTTTATCTGTATTGCCGCCGATGGTGTGGGTTATGGGGCTGATGGTAGTGCCTGGGGCGGTGAAATAATTCATTATCATGGTGCAGAATATGATCGGGTTGCCAGTTTAATGCCTCAAGAGATGCCAGGGGGAGATTTGACCACCCGTTACCCTGCCAGGATGATGATGGGTATGCTTCACCCCCTTTACAGTACAGAAGAAATTGTGGATCTTATGAAAACCCACTACCTTGATTATTTCCCCCACCGATTAAAAGAAATCGAAATAATAGCCACACAACTGGAAAAAAACTTCAATCTTACCAAAACCACCAGCACTGGGCGGGTTCTGGATGCTCTGGCTGCTTGCCTTAAAATATGCGGGGAAAGGACTTACGAAGGAGAATGTGCCATGAAACTGGAATCAACTGCATACCAGGGTGAAGATACACTGGAAATACCTTTAAAAATAACACGTAAGGAGGGTATGAATGTTTTAAATACTTCTCAATTAATTTCATCTGTTTTGAAGAAGAAAATGGATGGAATGCCCCTTGAAGATCTGGCCTGCTCTGCACAGAAGGCAGTTTCCAGGGGTCTGGCTGAGCTGGCCATAAAGGTAGCTAGCAAAAAGGGTGTTGATACCATAGGAGGTTCTGGGGGAGTTTTCTACAACGAAGCCATTAGTATGACCATAAAAGAAGTTGTGGAAGATGCGGGCTACAATTTCATTCAACATAAAAATAGCTGTGCTGGTGATGGTTCTGTTTCCCTGGGGCAGGCCATGGTGGCTGCTTTAAAATGCGGGAAACAATCATAA
- a CDS encoding ArsR family transcriptional regulator, which yields MDLELLLDVMGCKTRRNILDLLRDEPRFVSQISRELEIGQKAIIEHLRAMEEAGLLSSNFQKIERGRPRKYYDISHDVEFQIFISQGTIRVKSPGHEFQELQLLEERARLGEDVSEELENLIGDYDEAKKHAEILLKQVDERKRALKIRSLNLPVMFNGEESQDEKP from the coding sequence ATGGATTTAGAGTTATTACTGGATGTTATGGGCTGCAAAACCCGTAGGAACATACTTGACCTTTTAAGGGATGAGCCTCGCTTTGTCAGCCAGATATCCCGAGAACTGGAGATAGGCCAGAAAGCCATAATTGAACACCTACGTGCCATGGAAGAAGCAGGTCTTTTAAGCTCAAATTTCCAGAAAATAGAGCGAGGAAGACCTAGAAAATATTATGATATATCACACGATGTGGAATTCCAGATATTCATCAGCCAGGGCACTATTCGTGTGAAATCCCCTGGACATGAATTTCAGGAACTGCAACTACTGGAAGAAAGAGCCCGGTTGGGTGAAGATGTTTCAGAGGAACTGGAAAATCTTATAGGGGACTATGATGAGGCTAAAAAACATGCAGAAATCCTGTTAAAGCAGGTGGATGAAAGGAAAAGAGCTTTAAAGATACGATCCTTGAACCTACCAGTCATGTTTAATGGGGAAGAGTCCCAGGATGAAAAACCATAG
- the grpE gene encoding nucleotide exchange factor GrpE, producing MTDKKDVAKMKDDLNELESEIQKKNDEIKEKEEEITRKDEKIAQYHEQVLRLQADFDNFKKRTEKELSDQIHYANEKLILKVLDSYEDLERALKSGKSDDLHEGVEMIYQNLKNILEGEGLEEISAKGEKFDPYQHEALMAEAHEDFKNGEIIEELCKGYKLNSKVIKYSKVKVCKKTDEK from the coding sequence ATGACTGATAAAAAAGATGTTGCTAAGATGAAGGATGATCTGAATGAATTAGAGTCAGAGATCCAGAAAAAAAATGATGAAATTAAGGAGAAGGAAGAGGAAATCACCAGAAAAGATGAGAAAATAGCACAATACCACGAACAGGTGTTAAGACTTCAAGCAGATTTTGATAACTTCAAAAAACGAACAGAGAAAGAGTTGAGTGATCAAATTCATTATGCCAATGAAAAACTCATTCTTAAAGTACTGGACTCCTATGAAGACCTGGAAAGAGCCCTTAAATCAGGTAAATCCGATGATCTGCATGAAGGAGTGGAAATGATCTACCAGAACCTGAAAAATATCCTGGAAGGAGAAGGTCTGGAAGAAATCTCTGCAAAGGGAGAAAAATTCGACCCCTACCAGCACGAAGCACTCATGGCAGAAGCCCATGAAGATTTTAAGAATGGAGAAATAATTGAAGAACTTTGTAAAGGTTATAAATTGAATTCTAAGGTTATAAAATATTCTAAAGTTAAAGTTTGTAAGAAAACTGATGAAAAATAA
- the dnaK gene encoding molecular chaperone DnaK — MAKTEKIIGIDLGTSNSAAAVLVGGKPTIIPSAEGATQYGKSFPSYVAFTDDGQRLVGEPARRQAVTNPEKTITSIKRQMGTSYKVDISGKQYTPQEISAFILQKIKKDAEAFLGEEVKKAVITVPAYFDDNQRTATKDAGTIAGLDVVRLVNEPTAASLAYGIDKSSEDDELEIMVFDFGGGTLDVTIMEFGGGVFEVRSTSGDTKLGGTDMDATIMNYLAAEFKKETGVDVLNDDQAVQRLREAAEKAKIELSTTLKTEINLPFITATQDGPKHLTHTLTRAKLEELVDSIIKRCSAPMEQALKDAKMSKSDVDKIILVGGPTRMPIVQKFVEDYIGKPVERGIDPMECVAVGAAIQGGVLAGEIKDLVLLDVTPLSLGIETLGGVFTKLIERNTTIPTKKSQVFTTAADSQTSVDIHVLQGERSVATGNTTLGRFQLVGIPPAPRGMPQIEVTFDIDANGILNVSAKDMGTGKEQAITITAPNKLSEDEIDQKIKEAEQHADEDKKRQEEVEIRNNADSMIYTAEKTLDELGDKVQADQKTKIEGLVKELREVVGGDDLEAIKAKTEELTKVVQEVGAAIYQQAQQEQAQQQQQQGQDAQDQQGKDPKDDDTIDADYEVKK; from the coding sequence ATGGCTAAAACAGAAAAAATTATAGGAATTGATCTGGGAACCAGTAACTCTGCAGCTGCAGTGCTGGTGGGTGGTAAGCCAACCATCATCCCCAGTGCAGAGGGAGCTACCCAGTACGGTAAATCATTCCCCAGCTACGTGGCCTTTACTGATGATGGTCAGCGCCTGGTGGGAGAACCTGCCAGAAGACAGGCAGTAACCAACCCTGAGAAAACCATCACATCCATAAAAAGGCAGATGGGTACCAGTTACAAGGTAGACATATCTGGAAAACAGTACACCCCACAGGAAATCTCCGCATTCATCCTGCAAAAGATTAAAAAAGATGCAGAAGCATTCCTGGGAGAAGAAGTGAAAAAAGCAGTCATAACCGTGCCTGCCTACTTTGACGACAACCAGAGAACCGCCACCAAAGACGCAGGAACCATTGCCGGACTAGATGTAGTACGACTGGTCAACGAACCCACCGCCGCCAGCCTGGCCTACGGTATTGACAAATCCAGTGAAGATGATGAACTGGAAATCATGGTTTTCGATTTCGGTGGAGGTACACTGGACGTAACCATCATGGAATTCGGAGGAGGAGTCTTCGAAGTTAGATCCACCAGTGGGGACACCAAACTGGGAGGAACCGACATGGACGCCACCATCATGAACTACCTGGCAGCAGAGTTCAAAAAAGAAACCGGTGTCGACGTCTTAAATGATGATCAGGCAGTGCAGAGATTGAGAGAAGCTGCTGAAAAAGCCAAGATCGAACTATCCACCACCTTAAAAACTGAAATTAACCTACCATTCATCACTGCCACCCAGGACGGTCCAAAACACTTAACCCACACTCTAACTCGAGCTAAACTGGAAGAACTGGTTGATTCCATCATCAAACGCTGCTCTGCACCAATGGAACAGGCCTTAAAGGATGCTAAAATGTCTAAAAGTGATGTGGATAAGATCATCCTGGTGGGAGGACCTACACGGATGCCCATTGTCCAGAAATTCGTGGAAGACTACATTGGTAAACCAGTAGAACGTGGAATCGACCCTATGGAGTGTGTGGCTGTAGGAGCTGCAATTCAGGGAGGAGTACTGGCTGGTGAAATCAAAGACCTGGTCCTTCTGGATGTAACTCCATTATCTCTGGGTATTGAAACCCTGGGAGGAGTTTTCACCAAGTTAATCGAAAGAAATACCACCATACCCACCAAGAAAAGTCAGGTGTTCACCACCGCTGCTGACAGCCAGACCTCAGTGGATATACACGTCCTGCAGGGTGAAAGATCAGTGGCCACTGGAAACACCACCCTAGGCAGGTTCCAGCTAGTTGGAATCCCACCAGCACCCCGTGGAATGCCACAGATCGAAGTAACCTTCGATATAGACGCCAACGGTATCCTCAATGTGTCAGCTAAGGATATGGGAACTGGTAAGGAACAGGCCATTACCATCACCGCCCCTAACAAGTTATCCGAGGACGAAATTGACCAGAAGATCAAGGAAGCTGAACAGCACGCCGATGAGGACAAAAAACGTCAGGAAGAAGTGGAAATCCGGAACAATGCCGATTCCATGATCTACACCGCCGAAAAAACCCTGGATGAACTGGGTGATAAGGTCCAGGCCGACCAGAAGACCAAGATCGAAGGACTGGTCAAAGAACTCCGGGAAGTCGTTGGTGGAGATGATCTGGAAGCCATTAAAGCGAAAACCGAAGAACTGACCAAAGTTGTGCAGGAAGTTGGAGCTGCCATTTACCAGCAAGCCCAGCAAGAACAGGCCCAGCAGCAACAGCAGCAGGGACAGGACGCGCAAGATCAGCAAGGTAAGGATCCTAAGGATGATGACACCATCGACGCCGACTATGAAGTAAAAAAATAA
- the dnaJ gene encoding molecular chaperone DnaJ, producing the protein MAEKRDYYEVLGVEKGSTKKDIKKAYRKLAMEYHPDVSEDPEAGEKFKEISEAYAVLSDEEKRNTYDQYGHAGMGGFSQEDIFNNINFEDIFRGFGFGGNRGGSGGAGAGGFESIFDLFGFGGGRRNGPQQGDDVLYEMKITLEDAAQGLEEDIEVPHKKTCPHCNGSKAEPGTDSRTCDVCGGSGQVRQVQNTPLGQFATIRPCSACRGEGKIIETPCHECHGKGIVRQKSTIHVKIPAGVEDGSRLRVTGEGDVGKQGGPPGDLYVLIRVKPHKYFQREGANLHYEKPISFVQATLGAKVDVPTIDGEVELKIPAGTQTGTSFRIKGHGMPHLRWNGKGNLYVNVKIITPKKLSPRQKELLEEFADISGNEIYQEEKGFFDKVKDAINH; encoded by the coding sequence ATGGCAGAGAAGCGCGATTATTACGAAGTCCTGGGAGTGGAGAAAGGATCCACTAAGAAAGATATTAAAAAGGCCTACCGTAAATTGGCCATGGAATATCACCCTGATGTAAGTGAAGACCCTGAAGCAGGTGAAAAATTCAAAGAAATCAGTGAAGCTTACGCTGTGTTATCCGATGAGGAGAAAAGAAACACTTACGACCAGTACGGCCATGCAGGAATGGGTGGATTCAGTCAGGAAGATATTTTTAACAATATCAACTTCGAAGACATTTTCCGTGGATTCGGATTCGGAGGAAACCGAGGTGGAAGCGGAGGAGCAGGAGCAGGTGGTTTCGAGAGCATATTTGACCTTTTCGGATTTGGAGGAGGCCGACGCAACGGTCCTCAGCAGGGCGATGACGTACTTTACGAGATGAAGATCACCCTGGAGGATGCAGCCCAGGGCCTGGAAGAAGACATTGAAGTCCCTCACAAGAAAACCTGTCCCCACTGTAATGGATCAAAGGCCGAACCTGGAACTGATAGCAGAACCTGTGACGTCTGTGGAGGAAGCGGTCAGGTAAGACAGGTACAGAACACCCCACTGGGCCAGTTTGCCACCATACGCCCATGCAGTGCCTGTAGGGGTGAAGGGAAAATAATCGAAACTCCATGTCATGAATGTCATGGAAAAGGTATTGTGAGGCAAAAAAGTACCATTCACGTGAAAATACCGGCAGGAGTGGAAGATGGATCCCGCCTGCGAGTTACTGGTGAAGGAGATGTTGGTAAACAAGGTGGACCACCAGGTGATCTTTACGTTCTCATACGGGTGAAACCCCACAAGTACTTCCAGAGGGAAGGAGCCAACCTTCACTATGAAAAACCCATCAGCTTTGTACAGGCCACACTGGGAGCTAAAGTTGATGTGCCCACCATTGATGGAGAGGTGGAACTTAAAATCCCTGCTGGAACCCAGACCGGGACATCATTCCGTATAAAAGGTCATGGCATGCCCCATTTAAGATGGAATGGTAAAGGTAACCTGTATGTTAATGTTAAAATCATAACCCCTAAAAAGCTCAGCCCCCGTCAAAAAGAACTCCTGGAAGAATTTGCCGATATAAGCGGCAATGAAATCTACCAGGAGGAAAAAGGTTTTTTTGATAAGGTGAAGGATGCCATTAACCATTGA